The genomic DNA GATGCATATCCATAAGATAACAGTACGAACGCACTTTAATACAGTCGAACTTAAATTAATCGAGGGGATTTGTTGGGAGGGGGTAAGTGGATTTTGGAGTGGATGGGTGGATGGGTGGATGAGTGGATGGGTGAGGAGGTAAAAATGGGCAAAAATTATGAGTTTTGTTCCATCTCTTGATGAAGTTGGCGCATTATCTGGTCATACTCCGCTAAAGGTTCTAGTCCGACCGCTTTGCGGCGATCGTCAACTTCTTCTGGGTTTTCGATCGGTTGGGGAACTAAATTTCCCTGCTCATCGAGGTGATACTGCGTTCCGTAGAGCTGCGATCGTCCTTCGTTGACTCGTACCCGATCCTCTAGATACGCAACGGTTTTGATATCGACATCATCGATTTGCTGTTTCATGCGATCGAGGCATTCCCGCTGAAAGTCCACATCGCGATCGGCGTGTTGAGCGAGTAACCAAGCCGCATTGGCAGCCCACCGCCCCACTTTGGAAATGGAGGGCCAGCCGATTTCCTGAATTATTTGCTTCAATCTGGCAGTGTTTTGAATATCCACTGATTCATCCCACTGCTGGCTGTTCCGCATCGCCTGATCCCGTTCCTCCATCTGCAAAAGTTCATTTGCCAGACTTGCATACATCGGCTGTGGGTCAGAAGGATTTTCCTGGGTGTTCATAGCTGTTCTGAAGCGATCGGATGATTCCCCTTAA from Leptolyngbya ohadii IS1 includes the following:
- a CDS encoding DUF6624 domain-containing protein, which codes for MNTQENPSDPQPMYASLANELLQMEERDQAMRNSQQWDESVDIQNTARLKQIIQEIGWPSISKVGRWAANAAWLLAQHADRDVDFQRECLDRMKQQIDDVDIKTVAYLEDRVRVNEGRSQLYGTQYHLDEQGNLVPQPIENPEEVDDRRKAVGLEPLAEYDQIMRQLHQEMEQNS